The Nocardia higoensis genome has a segment encoding these proteins:
- a CDS encoding response regulator transcription factor — protein sequence MTAVLLAEDDEAIAAPLSRALGREGYSVTVESYGPAVLSRALEGHHDLLILDLGLPGMDGLEVCRQVRARGADLAVLMLTARTDEVDFVVGLDAGADDYVGKPFRLAELLARVRALLRRSGIGDEAVEVGGIRLEPAARRVLVNGAEVGLANKEYALLKVLIDRAGQVVPRETILREVWGDAELRGSKTLDMHMSWLRRKIGDEGPMAERRIVTVRGIGFRLNTD from the coding sequence ATGACCGCGGTACTGCTGGCCGAAGACGACGAGGCCATCGCTGCGCCGCTTTCGCGGGCGCTGGGGCGCGAGGGATATTCCGTGACCGTGGAGAGTTACGGTCCCGCCGTGCTCAGCCGGGCCCTGGAGGGCCATCACGACCTGCTCATCCTCGATCTCGGCCTGCCCGGCATGGACGGGCTCGAGGTGTGCCGCCAGGTCAGGGCCCGCGGCGCCGACCTCGCGGTGCTCATGCTCACCGCGCGCACCGACGAAGTGGATTTCGTCGTCGGTCTCGACGCCGGCGCCGACGACTATGTGGGCAAACCCTTCCGGCTCGCCGAGCTGCTGGCTCGGGTCCGTGCGCTGTTGCGCCGCAGCGGCATCGGCGACGAAGCCGTCGAGGTCGGTGGAATCCGGCTGGAGCCCGCCGCGCGCCGGGTGCTGGTCAACGGTGCCGAGGTCGGTCTGGCCAACAAGGAATACGCACTGCTCAAGGTGCTCATCGACCGGGCGGGCCAGGTGGTGCCCAGGGAGACGATCCTGCGCGAGGTCTGGGGCGACGCCGAGCTCCGCGGCTCCAAGACCCTCGACATGCACATGTCCTGGCTGCGCCGCAAGATCGGCGACGAGGGGCCGATGGCCGAACGCCGCATCGTCACCGTGCGCGGCATCGGCTTCCGGCTGAACACCGACTGA
- a CDS encoding 5-(carboxyamino)imidazole ribonucleotide synthase, with translation MPTVTMIGGGQLARMTHQAAIALGQRLRVLAERSDDPAAQVSPDVVLGSHTDLAALRKAAVGSHALTFDHEHVPTEHLEALVAEGVTVAPPPSALRYAQDKLDMRVRLSELGLPVPAFTAVTTPAQATAFGDEHGWPFVLKAVRGGYDGRGVWMPADAAEAERLVAEQLDRGVSLLAEAKVDLRRELSAMVARSPFGQAATWPVVETVQRNGQCAVVLAPAPDLSDELGARAETMALNLARELGVVGVMAVELFETRQGELLVNELAMRPHNSGHWGMDGARTGQFEQHLRAVLDYPLGDTTPLAPVTVMANILGAAEASAMSMDERLHHLFARMPEAKVHLYGKSERPDRKIGHVNVLGEDVAEVREKAERAAHWMSHGVWTDGWDPHE, from the coding sequence ATGCCCACCGTCACCATGATCGGCGGCGGACAGTTGGCACGGATGACGCATCAGGCCGCGATCGCACTCGGTCAGCGGCTGCGGGTACTGGCCGAACGATCCGACGATCCGGCCGCGCAGGTCAGCCCCGATGTCGTGCTCGGTTCGCACACCGATCTGGCCGCGCTGCGCAAGGCCGCCGTCGGCTCGCACGCGCTGACCTTCGACCACGAGCACGTGCCGACCGAGCACCTGGAAGCCCTCGTCGCCGAGGGCGTGACCGTGGCCCCGCCACCGTCCGCCCTGCGTTACGCCCAGGACAAGCTGGACATGCGCGTGCGCCTGAGTGAGCTCGGCCTGCCCGTCCCCGCCTTCACCGCCGTGACCACCCCCGCCCAGGCGACCGCGTTCGGCGACGAGCACGGCTGGCCGTTCGTCCTCAAGGCGGTGCGCGGCGGCTACGACGGCCGTGGCGTCTGGATGCCCGCCGACGCCGCCGAAGCCGAACGGCTGGTCGCCGAACAGCTGGATCGCGGTGTCTCGCTGCTCGCCGAAGCCAAGGTCGATCTGCGCCGTGAACTCTCCGCGATGGTGGCACGCTCGCCCTTCGGTCAGGCCGCGACCTGGCCGGTGGTGGAGACCGTGCAGCGCAACGGTCAGTGCGCGGTGGTCTTGGCGCCCGCCCCCGACCTGTCCGACGAACTGGGTGCGCGGGCGGAGACCATGGCGCTGAACCTGGCGCGTGAACTCGGCGTGGTCGGCGTGATGGCGGTCGAACTGTTCGAGACGAGGCAGGGCGAGCTACTGGTCAACGAGCTGGCGATGCGCCCGCACAACTCCGGTCACTGGGGTATGGACGGCGCCCGCACCGGCCAGTTCGAACAGCACCTGCGCGCTGTCCTCGACTATCCGCTCGGCGACACCACACCGTTGGCTCCGGTCACCGTGATGGCCAACATCCTCGGCGCCGCCGAAGCGTCCGCGATGTCGATGGACGAGCGCCTGCACCACCTGTTCGCCCGGATGCCCGAGGCCAAGGTGCACCTCTACGGCAAGAGCGAGCGCCCCGACCGCAAGATCGGGCACGTGAACGTGCTCGGCGAGGATGTCGCCGAGGTTCGTGAGAAGGCAGAGCGTGCGGCGCACTGGATGTCGCACGGCGTTTGGACCGACGGATGGGATCCGCATGAGTGA
- a CDS encoding sensor histidine kinase, translated as MRRRILRSMLAVLTVTTVLFGVPLTYLAWLWVEDITRGDLRDRLDRVATEIVLQEGPDGRVDGGLDLRSVRAIVPVDGRLTIVYPTRLDNAARAEIGVPSVEDPLVESLAMGASGSLRLEVPAAPMKEMQRQAAAVVALAVLASLAAAATVAVVTARRVADPLRDVAARAARLAMGDFRPDPRRHGISELDRVSDVLDSATVEIAGRLQREHALVADVSHQLRSRLTAVRLRLDELSAHYDPEVVHEAEEAMAQVDRLTDAIDDLVRASRDEDAADRDPIAVMEELRAVIEEWKPPFGEAGRRLVLAGDESLRARITPSRLREAVTVLVDNALIHGGGTCTVSVRAVRPGFAREQLVCVEVGDQGEGVRDELAPHIFDRGFSAGGSTGVGLALARALVEADGGRLELQQRRPAMFRVFLGSSVTGKPVSVAPEPR; from the coding sequence GTGCGCCGTCGCATCCTGCGTTCGATGCTGGCCGTGCTGACCGTCACCACGGTCCTGTTCGGCGTCCCGCTGACCTATCTGGCCTGGCTGTGGGTCGAGGACATCACCCGCGGGGACCTGCGCGACCGCCTCGACCGCGTGGCGACCGAGATCGTGCTGCAGGAGGGCCCTGACGGCCGGGTCGACGGTGGTCTGGATCTGCGGTCGGTGCGCGCGATCGTGCCGGTCGACGGGCGGTTGACCATCGTCTACCCGACCAGGCTCGACAATGCCGCGCGCGCCGAGATCGGTGTTCCCTCCGTCGAGGATCCGCTGGTGGAATCGCTGGCGATGGGGGCTTCGGGCTCGCTGCGCCTGGAGGTGCCCGCCGCGCCCATGAAGGAGATGCAACGCCAGGCGGCGGCGGTGGTGGCGCTGGCGGTGCTGGCCTCGCTCGCCGCCGCGGCGACCGTCGCGGTGGTGACCGCCCGCCGGGTCGCCGATCCGCTGCGCGATGTGGCGGCGCGGGCCGCGCGGCTGGCTATGGGCGATTTCCGGCCAGACCCGCGCAGGCACGGCATCTCCGAGCTGGACCGGGTGTCCGACGTGCTCGATTCGGCGACCGTCGAGATCGCCGGCCGCCTGCAACGTGAACATGCCCTCGTCGCCGATGTCTCCCATCAGCTGCGCAGCCGGTTGACCGCGGTGCGGTTACGCCTGGACGAGCTGTCGGCGCACTACGACCCCGAGGTGGTGCACGAGGCCGAGGAGGCGATGGCCCAGGTCGACCGGCTCACCGACGCCATCGACGACCTCGTGCGCGCCTCCCGTGACGAGGACGCCGCCGACCGCGACCCCATTGCGGTGATGGAGGAGTTACGCGCGGTGATCGAGGAATGGAAGCCGCCGTTCGGGGAGGCGGGCAGGAGGCTGGTGCTGGCGGGCGACGAGTCGCTGCGGGCCAGGATCACCCCGTCGCGGCTGCGGGAGGCGGTCACCGTGCTGGTCGACAACGCGCTCATCCACGGCGGCGGGACCTGCACGGTCTCGGTACGCGCGGTGCGGCCCGGTTTCGCGCGTGAGCAGCTGGTGTGTGTGGAGGTCGGTGACCAGGGTGAGGGCGTGCGCGACGAACTCGCCCCGCACATCTTCGACCGCGGGTTCTCCGCGGGCGGCTCGACCGGCGTCGGTCTGGCGCTGGCTCGCGCTCTCGTCGAGGCCGACGGCGGCAGGCTCGAACTCCAGCAACGCCGTCCCGCGATGTTCCGGGTGTTCCTGGGTTCCTCGGTGACCGGCAAACCGGTCTCCGTCGCACCCGAACCGCGCTGA
- a CDS encoding TetR family transcriptional regulator, with protein sequence MASAENSRVRPGVTGVDPARFRLTVVDVALRLFADKGYEATTVDEIAEAAGISRRTFFRQFRSKEDVIFADHEAQLVAASAFLEAAQGDPWDAVCEAVVQVFERFTQWRDIAARRYRVVRRVPALREREIVTVFRYERLFTDYLRDRLPDSPDLARVQFTAAVTATHNYLLRRMVRGESDAGAADLRQELASIPRGHEREHAADELVVAVFPRDMPTRRVADLLTRRLGTL encoded by the coding sequence GTGGCGAGTGCGGAGAATTCCCGGGTACGTCCCGGGGTGACGGGGGTGGATCCGGCGCGGTTCCGGCTGACCGTGGTGGACGTGGCGCTGCGGCTGTTCGCGGACAAGGGCTACGAGGCCACCACGGTCGACGAGATCGCGGAGGCCGCGGGCATCTCGCGGCGTACGTTCTTCCGGCAGTTCCGTTCCAAAGAGGACGTGATCTTCGCCGACCACGAGGCGCAGCTCGTCGCCGCGTCCGCGTTCCTGGAAGCCGCGCAGGGGGATCCGTGGGATGCCGTCTGCGAAGCGGTGGTGCAGGTCTTCGAGCGCTTCACCCAGTGGCGCGATATCGCCGCGCGCCGGTACCGGGTGGTGCGCCGGGTACCCGCCCTGCGCGAACGCGAGATCGTCACGGTATTCCGCTACGAACGGCTGTTCACCGACTACCTGCGTGATCGGCTGCCCGACTCGCCCGATCTGGCGCGTGTGCAGTTCACCGCCGCGGTGACCGCCACCCACAACTACCTGCTGCGCCGCATGGTGCGCGGGGAGTCCGACGCGGGCGCCGCCGATCTGCGTCAGGAGCTGGCCTCGATTCCGCGCGGGCACGAGCGCGAGCATGCCGCCGACGAACTCGTGGTGGCGGTGTTCCCTCGCGATATGCCCACGCGCCGAGTTGCCGATCTGCTCACCCGCAGGCTGGGTACGCTGTGA
- the purE gene encoding 5-(carboxyamino)imidazole ribonucleotide mutase: protein MSEIGNTGPAVGLIMGSDSDWPTMEAAAEALAEFGVRFEVGVVSAHRTPQRMLDYARQAAGRGVRVIIAGAGGAAHLPGMVASATPLPVIGVPVPLKYLDGMDSLLSIVQMPAGVPVATVSIGGARNAGLLAVRILAAADPALRARMERFQADLESMVLDKDRALREKLLG from the coding sequence ATGAGTGAGATCGGCAATACCGGCCCGGCGGTCGGGTTGATCATGGGCAGCGACTCGGACTGGCCGACCATGGAGGCCGCCGCCGAGGCACTGGCCGAATTCGGCGTTCGTTTCGAGGTCGGCGTCGTCTCCGCCCACCGCACCCCGCAGCGCATGCTCGACTACGCCCGCCAGGCCGCGGGCCGCGGTGTGCGGGTGATCATCGCGGGGGCGGGCGGTGCGGCCCACCTGCCCGGCATGGTCGCCTCCGCGACCCCGTTGCCGGTCATCGGCGTGCCCGTCCCGCTGAAGTACCTCGACGGCATGGACTCGCTGTTGTCCATCGTGCAGATGCCCGCGGGCGTGCCCGTGGCCACCGTCTCCATCGGCGGCGCGCGCAACGCGGGCCTGCTCGCTGTGCGCATCCTCGCCGCCGCCGATCCCGCGCTGCGCGCCCGCATGGAGCGGTTCCAGGCGGATCTCGAGAGCATGGTGCTCGACAAGGACCGCGCTCTGCGCGAGAAGCTGCTCGGCTGA